CTGGGACGACCTCGACCGCCCCGAGGCCGAGGCCATCGAGGTTGCCTCGCTCGTCGATACGACCAAGGACGGTCAACTCCGCCACCGTTACCGCCGCGACGCCTTCCGCGACTTCCACAAATCCCTCAACGCCCTGACCCGCCTCCGTTCCGAACGCTCGAAAAACGACGCCCGCGAGCAAACGATGATGCAACGCTCCCGCGCCCATCACGCCGAGCGTCCCGCCTTCGTCCCTCCCCCGCCCGATTCCCGAAACGAACCGCCTCCGGCCCCCGAATCCTCGCCCGAAGATCGCCGTAACCCACAATCGGCCAGCGAGATCCGCAATCCCTCGTCCGACGCCTCCTCCTCCCCCGATCCGCGCACCCTGGGGCGCACCGACGGGCGCACCGAGCCCCTCCGATCCTCCCCCGACCCCCTCCGCAGCGCGACCGAGGCCCCTCGAACCCCTCCCCAAGGCTCCTCCCAGGCCCCCGATCGCCGCGACGACCCCTCGACCTGATCGCCCCGTTCCGTTCCCCGTCCGCCGCTCCCCGTCCTCCCCTCGCCCTCGCCTGGCGAGCCCCGCCCCTCCTGCGCGACGAACCGAGCCGCCCTGCCTCCCCGAGCATTTCCGATCTGCCCTCGCTCCCTGATGACGGCATCGCAGTTGCTCCTGTCTCGATCCGTGATTCCGATTTCGTTTGACCCAACCTTTCGCCAATGGCACTCCGCCAGGGAGCAGTTCCGTCATGGCTTCGGCACACTCGATCCGGCACGCTCAGGAGACCTCCCGCGTCTCCCAACAGGACCAGCACGGTTCGGCGCCGATCAACGTGGGCGAAACCGAGCGCATCGCCTCGCAGGTCGGCGGCGGCGCCCTGATCGTCCTTGGCCTGGCCAAAGGGGGGTTGAAGGGCTTGATCACCGCCGGCATCGGCGGGGCCTTGCTCTACCGAGGGACCACCGGCCACTGCTCGCTCTACCAGGCGATGGGGGTCGATACCTCCGAGCCCGACCAGGGGCCCTCCGGCAGCGTCCCCGCCCAGCACGGCGTTCGGGTCGAGGAAGCCATCCTCATCGACCGCCCGGCCGAGGAAATTTACACCTACTGGCGCGATCACGCCAACCTCTCCTCCTTCATGAGCGAGGTCGTCTCCGTCACTTCGGCCGACGGCATCCACTCGCACTGGGTCGTTGAGGGGCCGCTCGGCGTTCGCCTGGAGTGGGACGCCGAGATCCACCACGACGAACCCGGCCGCCTGATCGCCTGGCGGAGTTTGCCCGGCGCTCAGGTTGCCACCGCCGGTTCCGTCCACTTTGCCCCCGCCACCGGAGGCCGAGGGACCGAGGTCCGCGTCAACCAGAAGTTCGACCCGCCCGGCGGCAAGCTCACGGCCCATGTGGCCCGCCTCATCAGTTACGACCCCTCGACCGTTACCCGAGAGAACCTCCGCCGCCTGAAGCAGCTGATGGAGGTCGGCGAGATCGCCACCGTCCTCGGCCAGCCTTCGGGCCGACCGGCCCCCGGCTGATGAGCCAAACGGGGAGCGACCGCCCCCGGCTGTCCCCCCGCTCGGGTGGCCCCGGTTGCTCGCCAACCGGGGCGGCGCAGCCGCAAGAGGCGACGGGAGGCCGCCCCGAGTTCTCTCGTCGCTCCGCGACCCCGGTAGGCGAGCAACCGGGGCCACTCATATTGTTGGCCAATCGACCCGAACGAACCCCCTTTTTGAACAAGGCTCATCCCCGATGAAGGCACTCTGCTGGTACGGCAAGCAAGACGTTCGGGTGGTCAACGTGCCCGACCCGACCATCCTGAACCCAGGCGACGCGATTCTCCGGATCACCTCGACCGCCATCTGCGGCTCGGACTTGCACCTCTACGACGGCTTCATCCCGACGATGGCCCCCGGCGACATCCTCGGCCACGAGTTCATGGGAGAGGTCGTCGCCGTCGGCCCGAGCGTCAAGACCCTGAAGGTCGGCGACCGGGTCGTCGTCCCCTTCCCGATCGCCTGCGGCCACTGTTCCTTCTGCAAGAGCGACCTGTTCGCCCTCTGCGACAACTCGAACCCCAATGCCGCCCTGACCGAAGCGGCGTACGGCCACGCCCCGGCCGGCATCTTCGGCTACTCGCACCTGATGGGCGGCTATGCCGGCGGCCAGGCCGAGTACGTCCGCGTCCCTTATGCCGACGTTGGGCCGATGAAGGTTCCCGAGTCCCTCACCGATGAACAGGTCCTGTTCCTGACCGACATCTTCCCGACCGGCTACATGGCCGCCGAGCAGGCGGGTATCTCGCCCGGCGATACCGTCGCCGTCTGGGGATGCGGCCCGGTCGGCCTCTTTGCCATCAAGAGCGCCTTCCTGCTCGGGGCCGAGCGCGTCATCGCCATCGACCACTACGATCGCCGCCTCCAGATGGCCCGCGACCACTGTGGCGCCGAGGCCGTCAATTACGAGGAGGTCGATCTGTTCTGGTATCTCAAGGACACCACCGGTGGCCGAGGTCCCGACGTCTGCATCGACGCCGTCGGCCTCGAAGCCCACGGCCACAGCGTCGATGCCCTGCTCGACTACGCCAAGACCTCCCTTTACCTCGCCACCGACCGCGCTCGGGTGCTCCGCCAGGCGATCATTGCCTGCCGCAAGGGGGGGACCGTCTCGATCCCCGGCGTTTACGGCGGCCTGCTCGACAAGGTTCCCTTCGGCGCCGCCTTCAATAAAGGGTTGACCCTGAAGATGGGCCAGACCCACGTCCACCGCTATCTGAAGCCCCTGCTCGATCGGGTCGAGAAGGGGGAGATCGACACGACCTTCCTCATCACCCACCGCGTCCCGCTCGACCAGGCCCCCGACGCCTACGCCACCTTCCGCGACCAGCCCGACGAGTGCGTCAAGGTGGTCATGACCCCCTGACCCGTTCGAGTCGGATCAAGAGAGGGGGCTTTGGGAGATCGGCCCGTTGAGCCTCGCCTTCCGGCGGGTATGATAGAGCAGACAACAGATGCTGAGATCGCCTCGATCAGCCCTCGATTCCTTCTGCCCGTCTGGAGGGCCGGTGCCCATGTCCGGTCCGGAGTCCGTGCGAACCCGAGTGCAGCGCGTCCGAGCCCACGGCGGCGAGGCGGAGATCCTCTGGGATCGCCTCGCCCCCGAGGAGCCGATGGAGATCCGGCTCGGCTTCGGCCCGATCGACCGCCGAGCGGTTCGGACCATCGGCATCACCATGCGGACCCCCGGCCACGACGCGGAGCTGGCCGTCGGCTTCCTGCTCAATGAGCGGGTCATCCCCTCGCCCGAGGCCATCGACGAGGTCGCCCGCGAGGAACCCGAGGACGCCGGCCGGTCGCTCGACCGGATCATCCGGGTCGACCTGAAACCGGGGGTCGAGGTCGATCTGGAACGCTTCGCCCGCAATGTCTTGACCAACTCCAGTTGCGGCGTCTGCGGGACCGCCACCCTCCGCGCCCTGAACCTCGACGGATGCCGGCCGAACCCAGGCCACGGGCCGGTCGTCGAGGCCGAGACGATCCATCGCCTGCCCGCCTTGCTCCGTGACTACCAGCGTGTCTTCGTCGAGACCGGCGGCCTGCACGCCGCCGCCCTGCTCGACGCCCACGGTTCCCTGATCGCCGCCCGGGAGGACATCGGCCGCCACAACACCGTCGACAAGCTCATCGGCGCCCGGGCCCTGGGAACCCTCGACGGTCCCCACCCCGACGCCGATCCGGCCATCCTGCTCGTGAGCGGCCGGGCCGGGTTCGAGATCGTTCAGAAGGCCGTCACCGCTCGACTCCCGATCGTCGCCGCCGTCGGTGCCCCGTCGAGCCTGGCGGTTGAGGTGGCCGAGACCTTCGGCCTGACTCTTTGCGGCTTCGTTGGTCCCGATCGGTTCAACGTCTACAGCGCCCCGTGGCGGGTCCGGGTCCGGGTCGAGGCCGCCTCGATCTCGACCGCCGATCCTGCCCGCTGACCCCGCCCCTTTGTGCCTTGCTTGCGATCTGCGGAGGCTCTTCCCATGGCGCCCGACTCTCGCGACAACTCGCCGAAGCTGCCCCCGACGAGCTCGGAGTCTCCTTCGCTTCCGCCGAACCCGTTCGACGACGACCACGGCCACCCCAGCGACGAACCGCCGACCGCCTTCTCCGAACTGCACCTGAAGAAGCCCGAGCACAAGGCCGCCGGGCCCGAGGCCGTCTTCCACGCCATGAAGAAGGTCACCCGAGAGGCCGGCCTCGTCCGAGGGTTGAACATCCTCACTCACGTCAACCAGGACGGCGGCTTCGACTGCCCGAGCTGCGCCTGGCCCGACCCCGAGCCCGGCGAGCGGACCAGCTTCGAGTTCTGCGAGAACGGCGCCAAGGCCGTCGCCGCCGAGACGACCACCAAGCGGGTCGATCGGGCCTTCTTCGCCCGTCACTCCGTCGCCGACTTGGCCGCGCACGGCGACGACTGGCTCGACGCCCAGGGACGCCTGGCCGAGCCGATGGTCCTCCGCCCCGGCGCGACCCACTACGAGCCGATCGCCTGGGACGACGCCTTCCGCCTCGTCGCCGACGAGCTGAACGCGCTGGCCTCCCCCGACGAGGCCGTCTTCTACACCTCGGGCCGAACCAGCAACGAGGCCGCATTCCTCTATCAGTTGTTCGTCCGCCAGTACGGCACGAACAACCTGCCCGACTGCTCGAACCTCTGCCACGAGTCGAGCGGCGCGGCCCTCGGCCTGACGCTCGGCGTGGGGAAGGGGTCGGTCCATCTCGACGACTTCGCCAAGGCGGACATCATCCTCCTCGTCGGCCAGAATCCCGGCACGAACCACCCGAGGATGCTCACGACCCTGCAAAACGCGGTCGAGCACGGGGCGAAGCTCGTGGCCATCAACCCGTTGAAGGAGGCGGGCCTGCTCGCCTTTGCCCACCCGCAGCAGGTCCGGGGGATGCTCGGCTTCGCCACGACGCTGGCCGACACGTATCTGCAGGTCAAGATCAATGGCGATCA
Above is a genomic segment from Tautonia marina containing:
- a CDS encoding zinc-dependent alcohol dehydrogenase; the encoded protein is MKALCWYGKQDVRVVNVPDPTILNPGDAILRITSTAICGSDLHLYDGFIPTMAPGDILGHEFMGEVVAVGPSVKTLKVGDRVVVPFPIACGHCSFCKSDLFALCDNSNPNAALTEAAYGHAPAGIFGYSHLMGGYAGGQAEYVRVPYADVGPMKVPESLTDEQVLFLTDIFPTGYMAAEQAGISPGDTVAVWGCGPVGLFAIKSAFLLGAERVIAIDHYDRRLQMARDHCGAEAVNYEEVDLFWYLKDTTGGRGPDVCIDAVGLEAHGHSVDALLDYAKTSLYLATDRARVLRQAIIACRKGGTVSIPGVYGGLLDKVPFGAAFNKGLTLKMGQTHVHRYLKPLLDRVEKGEIDTTFLITHRVPLDQAPDAYATFRDQPDECVKVVMTP
- a CDS encoding formate dehydrogenase accessory sulfurtransferase FdhD → MSGPESVRTRVQRVRAHGGEAEILWDRLAPEEPMEIRLGFGPIDRRAVRTIGITMRTPGHDAELAVGFLLNERVIPSPEAIDEVAREEPEDAGRSLDRIIRVDLKPGVEVDLERFARNVLTNSSCGVCGTATLRALNLDGCRPNPGHGPVVEAETIHRLPALLRDYQRVFVETGGLHAAALLDAHGSLIAAREDIGRHNTVDKLIGARALGTLDGPHPDADPAILLVSGRAGFEIVQKAVTARLPIVAAVGAPSSLAVEVAETFGLTLCGFVGPDRFNVYSAPWRVRVRVEAASISTADPAR
- a CDS encoding SRPBCC family protein, with translation MASAHSIRHAQETSRVSQQDQHGSAPINVGETERIASQVGGGALIVLGLAKGGLKGLITAGIGGALLYRGTTGHCSLYQAMGVDTSEPDQGPSGSVPAQHGVRVEEAILIDRPAEEIYTYWRDHANLSSFMSEVVSVTSADGIHSHWVVEGPLGVRLEWDAEIHHDEPGRLIAWRSLPGAQVATAGSVHFAPATGGRGTEVRVNQKFDPPGGKLTAHVARLISYDPSTVTRENLRRLKQLMEVGEIATVLGQPSGRPAPG